GCTGATGCCAGAAGATGAAAGCGAGGTTATTGGTAATATTTCTTTTAACAATATCGTTATGGGACCATTTTGTTCATGCTTTCTCGGTTACCGGTTGGATGAAAAAAGGCAGGGCAGAGGGCTTATGACAGAAGCGCTGAGGAAAGGGATTGAAACAGCCTTTGGACCGCTGGGGCTTCACCGAATTGAGGCCAATATTATTCCTAGAAACAGGGCGTCTCTGCGGGTAGTTGAAAAGCTTAATTTTAGGAATGAGGGCTTATCCTCTAAATACTTAAAGATTAATGGTGTGTGGGAGGACCATATCCACATGGTTTTATTGAACGAGGAGATGGAATGAATATGATTTTAGAAACAGAACGATTATCACTCAGAGAAATGAACGATGGTGATTTTGAAGACCTCTGTCAGATGCTTCAGGATCCTGTTGTTATGACTGCCTATGAGCATGCTTTTGAGGATGAGGAAGCAAGACGGTGGCTGGAAAATCAAAAAAGACGTTACCGTGAAGATGGTTTTGGCTTATGGGCCGTACTGCTCAAAGAAACCGGAGAAATGATCGGGCAGTGTGGCCTGACCTGGCAGTGTGTGGGGGAAAACAGTGTTTTAGAG
The DNA window shown above is from Eubacterium limosum and carries:
- a CDS encoding GNAT family N-acetyltransferase; the encoded protein is MIEKILFTDRLVLRRSEAVLSGLVANYFIRNADFLKAWDAAHDSEFFTEACQKKALEQDEKKFLQGQGLRYWLMPEDESEVIGNISFNNIVMGPFCSCFLGYRLDEKRQGRGLMTEALRKGIETAFGPLGLHRIEANIIPRNRASLRVVEKLNFRNEGLSSKYLKINGVWEDHIHMVLLNEEME
- a CDS encoding GNAT family N-acetyltransferase, yielding MILETERLSLREMNDGDFEDLCQMLQDPVVMTAYEHAFEDEEARRWLENQKRRYREDGFGLWAVLLKETGEMIGQCGLTWQCVGENSVLEIGYLFKKDFWHKGYATEAATVCKQYAFEVLDIDEVYSIIRDTNIASQAVAKRNGMTLKGKIVKHYYEMDMPHLLYSAVRK